Part of the Longimicrobium sp. genome is shown below.
GCCCCCACCCCCAGCGTCGCTCCGCGACGCATCCCCCTCCCCCAAAACTGCCTGGGGGAGGGGGTTTGCGTTTGTGGGGTAGCCCTCGCAGATGCCTCCACGCGAACTATGCATATTTATTCAGCATCAGTAGGGGCGTGATTTATCACGCCCGTGCCTGCCTCCGCCCCGCCGTCTGCCATCCGCACCACGACCCTCGTAGGGGCCGCCCCACGTGGCTGCCCGTGCCCCGCCTTTCTCCACTGCCCGCCCCAAAACACCCCCGCCCCGTTGCCAACCCACCCAGCACCCGGCATTCTGACGCGCCCGCGGTGCATCCCGTGCATCTGCGCCGACGCGGATCGTGCGCAGAGGCCATCTTCCTTCGTGCGCGTTCTGACGCACCATCTTCTAAGCCAAATGCCGACAACACGATGAACACCGTCTCTTCACAATCGTTCACCGACGCCGTCCGCGCGTCGTTCCCGGTGTTCGCGCGTCGGGTCGCGGGAAAGCCGATCGCGTTCTTTGACGGGCCGGGCGGGAGCCAGGTGCCGCAGGAGGTCGCCGCGGCGGTGGTGCAGTACCTGACGCTGCACAACGCCAACACCCACGGCCACTTCCGCACCAGCGAAGAGACCGACGCCGCCATGACGGCTGCCCGCGAGGCGTTCGCCGATTTCCTGGGCGCCGGCTCGCCGCGCGAGATCGTGTTCGGCGCGAACATGACCACGCTCGCCTTCCACCTGTCGCGCTCGCTGGGACGGGAGCTGACGCAGGGCGACGAAATCGTGGTCACCGAGCTGGACCACCAGGCGAACCAGGCCCCCTGGCGCCGCATGGCCGAGGACCGCGCGGTGACGGTGCGCACCGTCCCCTTCATCCCCGAGACCATGCAGCTGGACTACGAGGCCATGGAGCAGGCGATCGGCCCCAAGACGAAGCTGGTGGCGGTGGGGGGCGCATCGAACGCGGTGGGGACCATCAACGACGTCGCGCGCGTGACGGCGATGGCACGGGCGGTGGGGGCGATCAGCTTCGTGGACGCGGTGCACCTGGCGCCGCACCGCCGCATCGACGTGCAGGCGCTGGGGTGCGACTTCCTGGCCTGCTCCGCGTACAAGTTCTTCGGCCCGCACGTCGGCATCCTCTGGGGCCGCCAGGAGCACCTGGAGCGCCTCACACCGTACAAGGTGCCCCCCGCCTCCGACGAGGCCCCGGAGCGCTGGGAGACGGGAACGCAGAACCACGAGGGGATCGTCGGCGCCGCCGCGGCGGTGGACTGGATCGCCAGCCTCGCCGGTGGCGACGACCGCCGCGCGGCGCTTGACGGGGCGTTCGAGATGATCGAGGCGCACGAGCGCGAGCTCTTCGACCACATGATCGCCGGCATCCGCTCCATTCCCGGGACGCGCGTCTACGGCGTACCGGACGGGGAGCCGCGCACCCCCACCCTCGGCTTCACGGTCCCCGGCGCATCTCCGGACGAGGTGGCGAAGCGGCTGGGCGAGGAGGGCGTCTTCGTGTGGAACGGCAACTTCTACGCGACTACCGTCTGCGAGCGCCTGGCCCTGGACGACTGCGGCGGCCTGATCCGCGCCGGCCTCGCGCCCTACACCACCCTCGAAGACGTCGACCGCCTCATCGACGGGGTCCGACGCATCGCGGGCGCCTGAAGGAACAGCAGTCTCACGCAAAGACGCTAAGACGCAAAGAACTACAAAATCGGAATGGGGCCGCCCCACCCGGAGCGGCCCCTTCTTTCCTTAGCGTCTTCGCGTCTTTGCGTGAGACCAGCAGTTAGGATCAGCGCGTCCAGACGTTGTTCGCGCGGTCCACATCCGGGAAGGAGCTGGTGGGATCGATCTCCACCCGCACCACCGGCGAGCTGCCGGACGGGACGCTCACCGTGGCGGTGCGCGCACCGCCGAGCCACGTCTCCACCGGCACCTCGCGGCGCTCCGTGGTGCCGTCCTGGTGCGTGACCAGCAGGCGGGCCGGCATCGGCGCGCTGCCGCGGTCCTCGACCGTTATAACTGTGCTCGCGCCGCTACTTGTAACGCTGCCCACCGCCTGGTCCAGCGTCCACGCCTCCTTGTACCAGGTGGACCAGAACCAGTCCAGGTTGCGCCCCGCGCCCGCGTTGAAGGCGTTGAAGAAGTCCCAGGGCTTCGGATGCTTGAAGGCCCAGGTGCGCGCGTAGTTGCGGTAGGTGCGCAGGAACGTTTCCTCCCCCAGCAGGGCCCGCAGGGTGGAGAGCAGCGTGGCGGGCTTGGTGTAGGTGGCGAACCCGCCCAGGTTCGGCTGCTGGAGGTCCGTCCAGCGGAGGAGCTCGGGGTCGCCCACGTTGTTCACGAAGCCGACGTACTGCCGCTGCTCGCGCAGGTGCGCGCTGAGGCCCGCGGGGTAGAAGTCGTTGTACGCCTCGTTCTCGTTGAAGTTGGTCGTCCCCTCGTCCATCCAACCGTAGCGCCGCTCGTCCACCCCGACGATCATGGGGAACCACATGTGGCCGAGCTCGTGCGCCGTCACGCTGTAGAGCGCCGTGTCGCCCTGCGCCGTGTACGGGCCGATCAGCGTCATCATGGGGTACTCCATCCCGCCGCCCATGATGTCCTCCCCCTCCACCGCGGTCATGTGCGGCCACGGGTAGCGCACGCCCGTGAACTCCGAGTGGTGGGTGATGGACTGCTGCGCGTACTTCACCGAGTTGGCCCAGCGCGGCGCCGTGGAGCGCCAGAGCGACTGGATGAGCACGTAGTCCGTGCGCCCATCGCCGTTGCGGTCGCCAATGGGGGTGCGCGCCGCGTCCCAGTTGGACTCGCGCGTCATGCTGAACGCCACGTCGCGCACGCTGTCCGCCCGAAAGGTCCACTGCAGGCGGCCGCTGGCGCCGCGCAGGGTCGCCTTCCCCGCCCCGAAGCCGCCCGCGCCCAGCACGTGGACCGTCGTGTCGCTCTGCGCCGCGCGGCGCCAGCGCTGCAGCACGTCCGCCGGGAGCACCCGCTCGGCGTTGGCGAGGGTGCCGGTCCCCATCACCACCCACCCCTCGGGCGCGTCGACGGTGTACTCGTAGC
Proteins encoded:
- a CDS encoding cysteine desulfurase-like protein; its protein translation is MNTVSSQSFTDAVRASFPVFARRVAGKPIAFFDGPGGSQVPQEVAAAVVQYLTLHNANTHGHFRTSEETDAAMTAAREAFADFLGAGSPREIVFGANMTTLAFHLSRSLGRELTQGDEIVVTELDHQANQAPWRRMAEDRAVTVRTVPFIPETMQLDYEAMEQAIGPKTKLVAVGGASNAVGTINDVARVTAMARAVGAISFVDAVHLAPHRRIDVQALGCDFLACSAYKFFGPHVGILWGRQEHLERLTPYKVPPASDEAPERWETGTQNHEGIVGAAAAVDWIASLAGGDDRRAALDGAFEMIEAHERELFDHMIAGIRSIPGTRVYGVPDGEPRTPTLGFTVPGASPDEVAKRLGEEGVFVWNGNFYATTVCERLALDDCGGLIRAGLAPYTTLEDVDRLIDGVRRIAGA
- a CDS encoding M1 family metallopeptidase; this translates as MKRWSPTLVGALLALGAAAPAAHAQDPAVPAGAMAARRAVPNPIVLPRDFQRAVARGTRTTTGTPGPRYWQQRADYRIRATVDAAAKTLTGSETITYHNRSPDTLRVVWLQLMQNVHQPEAPRNEEAEVTGGYRFTRVAAGGQPVRESEDLRSGSGYAIDFTRMAIRPASPVLPGDSVRLELDWSYKIPQAGAGARMGHSRDNLLYLAYWYPQMAVYDDVVGWQTDPFLGGAEFYMGYGSYEYTVDAPEGWVVMGTGTLANAERVLPADVLQRWRRAAQSDTTVHVLGAGGFGAGKATLRGASGRLQWTFRADSVRDVAFSMTRESNWDAARTPIGDRNGDGRTDYVLIQSLWRSTAPRWANSVKYAQQSITHHSEFTGVRYPWPHMTAVEGEDIMGGGMEYPMMTLIGPYTAQGDTALYSVTAHELGHMWFPMIVGVDERRYGWMDEGTTNFNENEAYNDFYPAGLSAHLREQRQYVGFVNNVGDPELLRWTDLQQPNLGGFATYTKPATLLSTLRALLGEETFLRTYRNYARTWAFKHPKPWDFFNAFNAGAGRNLDWFWSTWYKEAWTLDQAVGSVTSSGASTVITVEDRGSAPMPARLLVTHQDGTTERREVPVETWLGGARTATVSVPSGSSPVVRVEIDPTSSFPDVDRANNVWTR